One window of Paenibacillus sp. FSL K6-3182 genomic DNA carries:
- the rnmV gene encoding ribonuclease M5 — MIKEIIVVEGKDDTVAIKRAVDADTIETNGSAIGEDVLKRIALANERRGVIIFTDPDHAGERIRKIVARHAPGCKHAFLPQEKALYKGDIGIENASPEAIRAALSELRTESADEAGEISWEDLMDAGLIVHPDASNRRLVIGKLLGIGYANGKQFYKRCTSFRISKAEFTEAFRQMEKELEG, encoded by the coding sequence GTGATCAAAGAGATCATTGTCGTTGAAGGCAAAGACGATACCGTTGCAATAAAAAGGGCGGTAGATGCAGATACCATAGAGACGAATGGTTCCGCTATCGGTGAGGATGTATTGAAGAGGATTGCGCTGGCCAATGAGCGTCGCGGCGTTATTATATTCACTGACCCTGATCATGCAGGAGAACGCATTCGCAAAATTGTTGCACGTCATGCGCCAGGATGCAAGCATGCTTTTTTGCCGCAGGAGAAGGCTTTGTACAAAGGGGACATCGGCATCGAAAATGCGAGTCCTGAAGCTATTCGTGCGGCGCTCTCTGAGCTCCGTACAGAATCGGCAGATGAAGCGGGAGAAATTAGCTGGGAAGACTTAATGGATGCAGGTCTGATTGTACATCCTGATGCGTCTAATCGTCGCTTGGTTATAGGCAAGCTGCTCGGAATTGGTTATGCGAATGGCAAGCAGTTCTATAAGCGCTGTACAAGCTTTCGGATTTCCAAAGCAGAGTTTACGGAAGCTTTCCGTCAAATGGAAAAGGAACTGGAGGGATAG